In Parabacteroides timonensis, the genomic stretch AACTGATTATTGGCATAAAAGTTCAGCGTATCCGATTCCAGTACTTTCCGGAAACAACGCTTCGCCTCTGTTATTTTTCCAAAATTAATGGCTGCACGGGCAACTGCATTCAATGCATCCACATTGGTTGTATCCATCGACAGACAATGCCGGAAACATTGGTATGCCTCCTTATACCGGAGCATGCCTTCATAAGCCTGGCCGATAGCTGACATAGTAACATAGTCGGCTGAATCTGCCGCTGTAAGACTATCGGCCCGGGCTATCACCTTCGCAAACTGCTTTTTGTTCACCAGTTCCTGAAGCGATGAACTCTGTGCCTGCCCCATAAGGGACAGGACACTGAGAAGAAGCAAAACAGTATATTTATGCATCATCAGCTTTACTATGTTTTGTGATTACTGCAATCTGAAAGTAAGAGGAACAGTGTATTTTACTCTCACTGCTTGTCCACGCTGAGTACCCGGTGTCCACTTCGGCATTTCACCGATGACACGTAAAGCTTCCTTATCTAATTCCGGATCAAGCCCCTGAATAACAGCAGCATCACTAAGCGAACCATCCTTTTCTACTATAAACGAACAAACCACCCGTCCCTGAATACCTTTTTCCTGAGCTTCTTTCGGATATTGTATCGTTTTTGACAGGAAACTGATAAGAGCATTCTGTCCGCCAGGGAAGTTCGGCATCTTTTCTACCATTGTAAAGACTTGATTGGAGGAGCTTGACTGATTGTCAGAATTACTGCTACCATATCCCACTACCATGATACCTTCGTTATCATTATCATCATTCGGAACAGAACTAGTACCATCCGCTCTTTGCAGGCGGAAGGTAACGGGTACTGTATATTTTACAGCCACGTCTTGTCCTCTTTGTTTTCCGGGAATCCAGTTCGGCATTCCCGAAAGTACCCTGACTGCTTCTTTATCGAGCGATGGGTCGACACCCCGGATCACCTCGATATCACGGATGGAGCCATCCTTTTCCACAATGAATGAAGCCGTCACACGTCCCTGGATACCATTTTCCTGGGCTATCACCGGATATTTAACACTCTTTGCCAGATATTTTAACAACTCCCCTTGTCCACCCGGATATTCAGGCATTACTTCCACTACGGTAAACACCTGATCCGACACTATTTGCGGTGTATTCGATGATCTCTGCGGAGTAGTTGACTGAGGTTGCGACTGCGTTCTGGAAACCGTTCCATCCGAATACAACTGTACCTTCAAATCTCCCAATACATCTTTCACTGCCACTTCTTTTGACTTAGTCCCCGGGAATGAGAATACAAGAACTGCGTTCTTCGTCGTCTCCAGAGCGAATTTTCCATCCAGATCCGTTATTGTCCCGATGTTAGTTCCTTTTACAATCACGTTCGCACCGATTATCGGCCCGTTAAAATCGTCTATCACCTGACCTTTCATTTTTACGACGTCTCCCGAAGCGATATTGAACTCGGTAGCTTCTTTTACTTCGGCAACGGCATCGGATGCAATTTTCCCCGTGATACGGGCAACCGCCTCGATGTTGCTAAGCAGCATCAGGAATGCCGCCAGAGGAATGAATATCAGGTATTTTGTTCTTCCGATCCCGTGGGATCTCTTTTTATTCATCATACTGATTCTGTTTTTTAGATGTAATACGTTAAAACTATTATATAATGTTGCTGCAGCCTGATAATGATGGGCAAGGCCTAACAGGTGATACTGATAGCTCTTGCTGTCGTATCCGGATTGGATAACGGTATTGTCCGCCAGGTATTCCAGATTATGGCGTACTTCACGTTTCAGAAGCCACGCAAAGGGGTTCACCCAGCATATAACGGTAATCAGCTCGCAAATCATCACATCTACCGAATGCCATTGGAATACGTGTGTACATTCGTGTGTAAGTATCTCATCTATCTCTTTATCCGAATGGCTTTCCGGATATATGAATATCATTTGAAAGAACGAAAAGGGTCCGGCGGGTTTACTGAGCCGG encodes the following:
- a CDS encoding M56 family metallopeptidase codes for the protein MTPEFAYFLKVNVAFVLFYAFYRLLFYKDTFFKLRRISLLAFFGLALLYPLLNIQEWVKEQEPMTEVIQMYSAILPEITVTPDVVVKTDWKNILLSASSYFYWGVVALLLVRFLVQFGSILLLAYNSQRTVIHGVPVYRLSKPAGPFSFFQMIFIYPESHSDKEIDEILTHECTHVFQWHSVDVMICELITVICWVNPFAWLLKREVRHNLEYLADNTVIQSGYDSKSYQYHLLGLAHHYQAAATLYNSFNVLHLKNRISMMNKKRSHGIGRTKYLIFIPLAAFLMLLSNIEAVARITGKIASDAVAEVKEATEFNIASGDVVKMKGQVIDDFNGPIIGANVIVKGTNIGTITDLDGKFALETTKNAVLVFSFPGTKSKEVAVKDVLGDLKVQLYSDGTVSRTQSQPQSTTPQRSSNTPQIVSDQVFTVVEVMPEYPGGQGELLKYLAKSVKYPVIAQENGIQGRVTASFIVEKDGSIRDIEVIRGVDPSLDKEAVRVLSGMPNWIPGKQRGQDVAVKYTVPVTFRLQRADGTSSVPNDDNDNEGIMVVGYGSSNSDNQSSSSNQVFTMVEKMPNFPGGQNALISFLSKTIQYPKEAQEKGIQGRVVCSFIVEKDGSLSDAAVIQGLDPELDKEALRVIGEMPKWTPGTQRGQAVRVKYTVPLTFRLQ